The Leptolyngbya sp. 'hensonii' genome includes the window AAAGGTTTTCCCAGGGCTTCCCTGCCCTAAGGGCCGCACAATCTGATAGTGACTTTCCATAGTTTCATGCTAATGCACCGTAGAGGGGGATACACCCCAGAGGCACACAGTTCGCCAGGATGCTTGCCTCTCTGTATGTCTCCCCGTCTCTACGCTGCCTCCCCACCTCTACATCCCTTCGATCGTCACCATAGCTCCGGCGGCTTCCAATTGGCGACGATAATTCTCGACTTCAGTCTGAGAGAGATACTCGCCAATAATTTGCGGAGCGATGTTGGCCTCCATGACCAGATCCATGGCTGCCTGGAGGTCGATGCCAGTCAGGGTCTGAACCGCCTGGGCAATTTCCTGCCGATTGCCGCTGGGCGGTGTTGTCAGGAAAATCTGAAATTCAGAGATGGTCTGGATGGGTGGTGGGGCGGGCAAGGTCATGATGGGGGCCGGTGGCAGTTCAGAGATCTCAGATTGCTCGGGGGCGGGTGGGCGAGAAGCCGTTGGGAGGGGCTTTTTCACCTTGCTTTTGCCGTTGCCGGAGGGGGAAGATGGGGTGGATTGGTTCCAGAGTAACATCCCCATCAGGCCATCCAACAGTCCAGTGCCCTGGCTACCCCCACTGACGGCCACATCGGGGACAACCCGCACATTGCGATCGCCGACAATTTGCATCATCTGCAGGGCCGTGTAGCCCTGGTCGCCCAGAGCTTCCACACCAGCCCGGTAGGCATCAGCTTTGGCTTCCCCGGTCAGGCGAATGGCTTCGGCTTCCCCGGATGCCTGTTTCACCCGCGCATTGGCCTCCAGTTCAGCGATTTTCACCCCTTCTGTGGCGGTGACCATCTGGCCCTGAATGTCTGCCAGTGCTGTCTCCCGCACCAGTTCCTGCCGCTGGGTTTGGGCAATGCGCTGGGCTTCGTAGGTCTTCTGCTGTTCTTCCGCAATCTTGCGATCGGTCAGGGTCTGCATCAGTTCGGGAGGTGGGGTAATCCGGCCAATCAAGCTATCCACCGCCTGGACATCATAGGCCCGCAGAGCTGCCCGCACATATTCTGCAGCTTCCGCCTGCCGTTGACTGCGGGCGATCAAAAAGTCCAGGATCGTATATTCCTGGGCCGAATTCCGAAAATAGTTGCCGACGATCGGGCGCAGCACATGATCCACCACATTCTGCATCGACCCCAGACGGGAGATCACCTTGGGAGCATCCAGAGCCCCAATATGGATAATCTGGAACACTTCCAGATCAAAGGTAAAGCCATCAAAGGACAGGAGCTTTAGGGTCTCTAGCTTAGAATCGTAGCCATGCTCCCCACTGATCCGATGGGTGAAGTTAAGGACAATATTGGTGGTCGGCACCAGTTCGACCTTCATCACTTTGGTATTGAGGGGGTGTTTACCAGGATAGAGGGGCGTTACCCAGACTCCTTTATCCCCCGGATTGACCAGGCTGCCGTGGGTAAAGGACTCACCGGTGACATCGATATCAGACTTACCCACAAAGGAGATGACCACCCCGACATACCCGATCGGGACCTCCGTCATCGGCACCTGCTCCACATGGACAAACCAGGGATTCAAGTTCCAGGAACCGGATAGGATCACCTGTTCCTGTAAACCCCGCCGACCTCCGGCTTCAATGAACTTCTGGGTATTCTGGAAATTGTCGTGCCCCGGCACGGTGGAACCGGCAATCTCACCTGCTTCGATCGGTTGTCCATCCAGAGTTGTGGCAATCCCAACCGTATCCTGGTCTACGGTATAGACCCGCAGTTGATGGGGTTTCATCCCATGCTTGGCTGCATTCTCAGAGGTGATGACAGTAAACAAACCGGTATTGATTCGGTAAGTCCCTGTGGTGATAATTCCGAGTTGCCGACCCTTTTCGCCTCCCCGGGTGAGAAATTTGCGCCCATCCTGGAAGTTATCGCAGATCACCGCTTTACCCAGAATGCGCTCTGGTGGAATCGATGCCCCATCATTGGCTACTACCAGGCCAATCTCATCCTGGGGAATCACCACCACGGGTTCTCGTCGGACGGAATACTGCCAGGGCCAGTAACCCCAGTGCCAACCCGGAGCCAGAGTATCGGCCTGCAGCCCAGCCTCTTTCTCCAGGGCCACCAACCGCCCAGGGGGCAGATTGCGACTGGCGAATTTCTTAACCACAATCCCAACTTCCCGATCGCCCACGACCACCAGTCCAAATAGGAAGCCCAACTGGGGGGCAAAGATGAGCCCACCCCCAAGGATCACGATCGGAAAGACCCAGACTGGAATGGCCAGACCATCTACTTGAGCCAGATAAGGTTGGATCAGGGTTTGGGTTGGGTTGACCGCCACTGTAGCTGCCAGTGCCGGTTGTCTCTCAGGACGCAAGGAGAGTTCCATCCCCGGCTGAGCAGCCTCCGAACGGGCTTGAGTCTGAACCGGAACCGTCATCTCTGCCGCCAAAGCAAGAGAAACTGCCAGAGGCAAAGCTTTCAGCCAACCAGGCAAGCAAACCTTTGATGATTTTTTCATAGTTTTAGAAAATGAAATTCAGAGTAAGCGCAATTCACGAACTCATTTCTGGATACAAGAACAGTCCGCAGAGGCGAAGGATCAAGCCCCTACTCACGTTTGCTGCTCTTTTCATACTGCTAGTTGCAAGGCAAGTATGCAGACATTGCTTGGGTCAAAAAGTCCAGAATCTGACCAGAAACAACAAAGCTGCACTGAAAATTTCGAACACACATCTATTACGCTGCTGTCAACCTATCAGCCACAGTTTCAAGCTGTGCCGTTGTATTGGGATCACTATCCTGGGAATAGACGGCGTAATTGTTGCGTCTCCAGCTACAGGTAATTTCTGGGATGAATTCACTATAGCTCAGAGAAAAGGAGCCTGAGGGGTCGATCGGAGCCTCTCCATTGGACAGGATGCAGAGAGTAGCGCTGCGACTAAAGTTTACAAAAAGATAAGAATCATGAGACTTATCCCCCCATCAAAATACTTGCAAGCGGTGTCAACAAACGAGATGACGGCACCGCCAGCACAACAAGTTGGGCAAGTTGGGCAAGTTGGGCAAGTTGTGGGAACAGACGAAAGTGACGGGCTGCTTAGGATCGTGGATTTAATAACTCCGAAATTTTCAGCCCTCACCCCCAACCCCCAACCCCTCCCCCTCTCCTGCCGGGAGAGGGGGCAGGGGGGTGAGGGCAAGCAGAAGTTTATCGGTGTTATTTAATTCTCATTCCTAAGTTAAGCTGCGCCCAAGTTTATTCATGTTTCCATTGTACTAATTGCCTCTTTCACTTTGCAGCCTCTTAAACTGCCGGGTTAATAGCAGAGGTTGTCAACCGCCGCCACATAACTTCACCGTTAGACCACCTGTCCATCTCTTGAGATCTCTCCATACTCTCGGCCAGAAGCTGACCTTCTATGCCGCACCCAAAATCGAGGCTTGCTAACGGTCTGCCTAATCAGCCCCAAAACCAATGCTTTATCCATCCACTTCAACCTTTAACTCAGCAACAGGTAAGGATTGCATGATGGCAAGAGGTGGCTCCGAACTTGGCGTGAGGGTAAGAGGTTCTTCTACCATTTGATCGGCTGGATTAGTCAAGGGGCTGGGATACAACCATTTAGCAAAAAGCAGGGTCATCTTGGGCATCAGGAGATACGTCATCATCGGAACGGCGATCGCAGTCACAACCATGACACGCAATATCGTTGGCAGTAGGGACAATTGATTTTGAAGCACGATAGAAATTACTGTAATGAGTGGAAAAACAGTGACCCAGGTAACCAGTGCCATCTTGTAGCGCAAAGGAGGCACTATGGTAGCCTTTCCCGGCAGGGTGAACCAGGTTTCCAAGCCTGTCAAGACTTGAATCTCAGGTGGGCGATCGGTCAACGCGGCTGCTTGGGTGAACCACGTCTGGCGCTCTTCTGAGTTTTCCCAACGACGTAAATGACTGAGTCGATCGAACTTAAAAACAACACGATATTCTGGATCATCAGCGCTGGCTGGACGAAAAATGCTGCTGCCTAAGTACCCTGGAAACTGCCCGCAGGTGGCGGTTACTCCAGCCAAGAATGCCTCAAATTTAGCTTCACATCCAGGCTTTACTCGTCGTGAAATGACGACAGTGACAGGAGAATCTTGAGTGTTCCTGCTGATTTCAGACATGAGCGTAACTTGTGACTTTGGCTTGATCAGTGCTTCATCTACCCGCCATTACTCGCCATGAATTGGGGATGGGTTGCAGATAGGTTGAACCAATTTTAGAACACATTCTAAAACCTATCTACTTGGGTCGAATGCTCAACTTTACTCCCCTGAAAGTTTCGCGGTTTTAGCTCACACGGCCTAAGCATCCTATTGGAGTAGACTGACGAGAGATATGAGTCATTACCTGATTGCAGGGGCAGATCCTGAAGTCGTTTTCAATTTCCCGTTCATGAACATCGAATACCGTTACGACGCCAAGATCACTGTTGAGGCCGCCATTGACCTCTACAAACGTTCCACTCTTGGGGAGAGGCGGCCTATCGATCGCCCTGACATATTTGAGGGCATGCTCAACAATGCCAATCTCATCATTACTGCTTGGGATGGAGAGCGCTTGGTTGGGATCTCTCGTTCCCTCACCGACTTCACCTATGTGGCCTACCTTGCAGACCTTGCTGTTGACGCCGAGTATCAGCGTCGTGGCATTGGTAAGCGTCTCATCCAAGAAACCAAGCAAAGACTAGAGCGTGAGTGTATGGTCGTTCTGTTAGCGGCACCGATGGCTAATGAGTACTACCCGAGGATTGGTTTTGAACACAACCCTCGGGCATGGGTGCTTAGGGGTGGTTAACCTTATGGTGGCATGATCTGGGCTGAGAATCGCCAACCGAACGGCACTATGTTTGCGTTTCATCTGCCAGTATTACCGGTTCAATCATCTGGAGCGCCCTGAAATATCAGCTAACTCCTTTCCCACTCTTTGGAGCATCGCGAAGAACGGTTTCCGGTTTGACCGCCGGTTCAAGCACTCCGGCAGGGTATAAGCCCAGAAAGCGGCGGTGGGTAAGAGCCAGGGGAGGAGAAGATGGGCGGAGATGTAGAACTGCAGGCTGAGCAGGCCATACCCGATCGTTCCCCCACCAATGGCCCAGCACCAGACCTGGGGATTGGGAAAGCGACGCATCCCGTACACAGTGCCAGCACCCAGGAAGAGGGCAACGACGATCGCCCAGAGATCGGGAATTGGCACCACCAGGTTGCCGGTTAGATAATGCTGCACCAGATAGGCATGCAGTTGTCCTCCGGAAAAGCTGGTTTGCTGACTGGTGCGGAGCCAGTATTTGACACCAGCAGGTTGGGGCAGGGTATCCTGCCCCGCCCCCGCAACACCCGCTTCATCGTAATAGGGGACGATCAGGACCACCTGTGCTGGAATGCGATCACCCTGGGGAATGGCTGCCGGGTTCTTCAGCACCTGCCAGGCTGGAACGCGGGTGTAGATGCGATCGGGGGGGAGAGAGTAGTCAATGATTGGGTTCAGCCACATCTGACCGATGCCATAGGCAAAATTGGTGATCGGATGCAGTTGGGCCTGGGGTGGGAAAAAGCCGGAATGGGGGGTGCCCTGCTTCTGGAGGGTGCGATCGAGTTGCTCCCACAGGGTCGCCTCCGTCTGGGGTAGGGAGAGGGGATGGTCCCGATTCTGGAGTTGGCGGGTCAGGGCTAGAAGATAGGCGAAGGGCAGCCTCTGGGGATAGGACGCTGATTGGGCGTCTCCCTGACTGTAGGGGATATAGTAGGTGGCGGCATTGATATGGCCTTCCAGCATCCAGGTGGGGGCAGCAAT containing:
- a CDS encoding ribosomal protein L7/L12, whose protein sequence is MKKSSKVCLPGWLKALPLAVSLALAAEMTVPVQTQARSEAAQPGMELSLRPERQPALAATVAVNPTQTLIQPYLAQVDGLAIPVWVFPIVILGGGLIFAPQLGFLFGLVVVGDREVGIVVKKFASRNLPPGRLVALEKEAGLQADTLAPGWHWGYWPWQYSVRREPVVVIPQDEIGLVVANDGASIPPERILGKAVICDNFQDGRKFLTRGGEKGRQLGIITTGTYRINTGLFTVITSENAAKHGMKPHQLRVYTVDQDTVGIATTLDGQPIEAGEIAGSTVPGHDNFQNTQKFIEAGGRRGLQEQVILSGSWNLNPWFVHVEQVPMTEVPIGYVGVVISFVGKSDIDVTGESFTHGSLVNPGDKGVWVTPLYPGKHPLNTKVMKVELVPTTNIVLNFTHRISGEHGYDSKLETLKLLSFDGFTFDLEVFQIIHIGALDAPKVISRLGSMQNVVDHVLRPIVGNYFRNSAQEYTILDFLIARSQRQAEAAEYVRAALRAYDVQAVDSLIGRITPPPELMQTLTDRKIAEEQQKTYEAQRIAQTQRQELVRETALADIQGQMVTATEGVKIAELEANARVKQASGEAEAIRLTGEAKADAYRAGVEALGDQGYTALQMMQIVGDRNVRVVPDVAVSGGSQGTGLLDGLMGMLLWNQSTPSSPSGNGKSKVKKPLPTASRPPAPEQSEISELPPAPIMTLPAPPPIQTISEFQIFLTTPPSGNRQEIAQAVQTLTGIDLQAAMDLVMEANIAPQIIGEYLSQTEVENYRRQLEAAGAMVTIEGM
- a CDS encoding antibiotic biosynthesis monooxygenase produces the protein MSEISRNTQDSPVTVVISRRVKPGCEAKFEAFLAGVTATCGQFPGYLGSSIFRPASADDPEYRVVFKFDRLSHLRRWENSEERQTWFTQAAALTDRPPEIQVLTGLETWFTLPGKATIVPPLRYKMALVTWVTVFPLITVISIVLQNQLSLLPTILRVMVVTAIAVPMMTYLLMPKMTLLFAKWLYPSPLTNPADQMVEEPLTLTPSSEPPLAIMQSLPVAELKVEVDG
- a CDS encoding GNAT family N-acetyltransferase → MSHYLIAGADPEVVFNFPFMNIEYRYDAKITVEAAIDLYKRSTLGERRPIDRPDIFEGMLNNANLIITAWDGERLVGISRSLTDFTYVAYLADLAVDAEYQRRGIGKRLIQETKQRLERECMVVLLAAPMANEYYPRIGFEHNPRAWVLRGG